The genomic window acacaattaaatattcacataaattcaactgcgttccaaaaattatgaaactttatggataggtggggttcgattttagatgaatttaggaagaagaagtgaTGGAATCGGAGTTAGCATAGTGGAGATATTAATTGTGCAAGGTAGCCGCTAATTAATCACGGGGAGAGAAAATGAAACGTGATTAGTGGCCACGAACTGCCACTGGTTATTAGAAAGGGAAAAGGAATAAAGAAATGTGTGGAGTGGATTAATGGCTCATGACTCTTGACTTTACGTGTATAGGAGCTGAGTTGGTTCTCGGCTTTGCCACTAGCACATGGCATAGGACAAGCTGCTGCTGTGGACTTAAATAAAGAGCAGAGCGGGTATACGGCTAGGATTCTTCGAGAGAGACACAGAGAGCACCGAGCGTTTGTGCTCCTCAGCTCGTCCACCATGGACAGCTGCTGGACTTTCGCCCGATGGCGATTCTGGCCAGGACTTCCAAATCTAAGGGCATGGGGAGGTAGAAGGGAGGTAGGGGATGTATGGGGActatctaccttggtcaattGCAGCTCGAGGAAGGAGATCAACAGAACGCAGCCTTCCCAGGCAAGAATAGAGAAactcgatttagagagtaagatggtgagcggCGGAGTGGGATGGCTCGGCAGGCTTGGCGtgtcctttataggcaggagatgcggggctggaggtggagctggcaTTTAGCTAGCTAGTCATGTGaattggatttcacgtgatgaacttggagtgggtctttggtcataagtgcattaattcaaatgatagactttgagtggtctttggacttaacgagcacatcaggactagagtgtgctttgggctaaacgtgcttggtGGTGAGGTGCTgattcattcatgcaggtcaaggaattaatggggaaggagaccacaggtcaagaaaacattagagaatgagaagatcaattacagattagctacctcagctgattattgcagatcaggagaaatcgatagacgcaacCTTCAcgggcaagaacagagaaacttgatttgagagaagcaagtgagcagcggagcggaACGGCTCGGCGTAACCTTTTAAAGGCAGGTGACGCGAaggcgcgacagcgacgcgtcgtaaggttagcggctaactagcttgcttaaaggtaataaaacgGTGCTGCGCACGACGTGATGCCTCGAACGAACAGCGATTCCACGGCGGTACAGTACTTTCCATGGCTACAGTGTTTCTGCGTGCTACAGTATTCCTGCGCGCTACAGTATTCCATGTGGAAAGGGGGCCTGGGAAGTGGAGTGCCCGAAGGGCAAGTCTTGACTGCAGAGGTGACCATGACCAAAGTCTGAGCCATCATCATACTATGACTGGCCGAGTATACCTTTTGAGCACAACAGTGTGTCGTGGTTGGCAGGCCAGCTTAGTCAAATCACTGTCATTAGCTTCTAGTCCTTTGTATGCTTCGAAAGTTAGATTTTCTATTGGCTGCACCTGGTTCTGGTTGTGGTGACTCAGCGGCTGTACAGCCAGAACCAATCCCAGGAAGATGTTGACTGCCTGTAGTCAGAGTACAAGGCAAGGATCTAGATTGTTATTAGTCGTGCATTACTTACGAGCACCCTGACTGTTAGTGGTGGACTTGTGAATCGTGATATTCACAGTCGGCGTCGGCGCGAGGCAAACAAAGGGATGGTGAGCTGGGGAGGGAGAGCAGAGCTGTGGCATTGGTGCACACACGGTAGTTCGGCTCGGCAAATGTAGACATAAGTAGTCAAGTCAGAGACAGAAACAAAGCAAAAGCCAGAGAGCATGGATgcggatggatgaggagactttgcaatgcagCGAATTGCAGGGCCACGATGAGAACGAGACAGTAATCAAAAGTAATGCCAGACGAGTACGGTGCACGtcggaaaaataaacgaagctgctgcgctctatttctcgtcagttcgtgcttaacaaaataaacccatgagtttatatatatgtatcattctatttattaatggattttattttatttataaaagttgattttcctGCTTAATCTAACAGGACAAACCGTTCTCTAGAATCGTCGTCGGACATTCCTGAATTTTTCTATGCACTGTGTAATTGatcttgagcgtttatttgagtccacgaaactaagtcacataggattcacttatcgcctcaagtgcgtttaaattaaaaacccaaTAAAACTCGattcggaaatttttcttaggcctaaatcgtggtgctaaacaagttcgtaacaccaagggtgttacagacAGCAACAtgcatcttcctcctctcgaCAGCAGGGATGCCGCACTCACCCGCTGGGGCTGGCCGTGCCGAGCTCGCCGGTCGGGGCTGGCCGTGCCGCGCTCTCCAACCGAACCTATCCACGCCGCGTCGGCCTGGGAGGCGTGGGGGCGGAGCTGAGGCGCGTCGTGTGGGCGGCGGCCGGGTTCACCGGAGGTGGAGGGGCAATGGGGCCGCAGAGGTGAGGCGAGGGCGTGCAGGAGGCAGCAGGCTTCGCCGGAGATGAAGGGGCAGTGGGCCGCGGCGTCCTCTGTGCTCGATCTGCAGCCGCGCCTGCCACTAGGGCTGGGGCCTAAGTCCCGAGCGATTCGCCGCGCCGCGCCGACCGTGGCTGCCCGCGCTCGCTGGTCGGGGCTCCCGCGCTCGCCGACAGCGAAGGAGGAAGGGAAGGAGCGAGGGAGGGAACGCCGGTCGCCTGCCGTGCCATTGGAGCCGCGTCCGCGCGACTGGAGCAGGCGCCGCCGCTGGGATAGGACGCGCCACCGCTGGGATAGGACCACGCCGCCACCGGGGATGGGGCAGAGATGCCCGCGGCCGGCAGGGGAGGATCCGGAGGGAGTAGCAGCGCGCGGGAGGCGAAGGAAACCGAGCGGGAGTCGAAGGATACGCGCGAGGCTGTggcgcgtaaagttacgcggatGAGGGGGATTTTTTCCAACTCCTAAAATATTAGGAGATtgtattaggagttgttggagatggaTTTTTTGTGGATCTTTCTAAAAACTTAGGATTATGATGAggtttagggaactcttggagatgctctaaccagctattatctaatataattcttctttcgccTAAAAAAATCAAATAGCTTCCACTATCCGTAGTTCATATTGGAACAACCATTTGTAATTTGGCACCCAAACTCAAATTCTTTCTTATCTGTCCCCATCTCAACTTTTTCTTTCCATGATGCTTttgatcacaccaagaagaagagaaaagttaGCGTGCTTATTATGCATGAGCCAGTGGAGATGCGTGTGCAGGCTCCGTCGTCAAGAAACAGAGAATAAATGATTAAGCTAGCTATCTGCACATTCATGCATGCGATACGTAACTAAACTAACGTACAAACTAGTAAATCTGCTCGGATAATCCAAGGTTATCAAATAGAGAATTCTCTGCAACAATTTCTTTGATTAATCAAACACAAACAGTTTAACTAAAAATTCAAATATAGGGTTATAGGaagaattttaattttaaaattatgaaattaatGATATATCCATATAAAATGGGTTGCATTTGCTTTTTAACATCTAAACTGACAGTATTTATAGAGGTCGATACTTTATTTgtaatatttttttagaaaaaatatcaaaatagCGTGGGGAAAACGGGGCCCCACTTATCGGCCTGTGGAAGGCCGATATACCCTATCGGCATCCGACTAGCAGATAAAAATGCCGGCGCTGCATGTGGAATAACATGTTGGCCATTAGTAAGCCGACAGGACCCTATCACAATTTTTTTATAACAATCCCTATCTCACGGTCGCCTGGTTTTTCTCAGTCCGTTCAGGCGAGGTGAACCTGTGACGTGCTGAGTAGTACTAGTACGGTAGTCACTTCTGTATTATCCCTAAAATAAGTACAGTAAATTATTACTTTTGTGTTTTGTTTTGTGTCTTTTGTGTCATAATATATTAAATTTTGTCTTTATCTTTCTATAGAAAATAATTGTAAATTATTAATTGTCTTTGTGTCAACACAAATTAAATTTTGCCGGGTCTGTGGTTTTGGCTCTGAAAATTGCATATTGCATTTACAGAAATTGCAATAAACAGAATTAacaattttagtataaaatatatgcaataaccaTCGTCTCAAAGGAAACTAAAATTCAgcaaattctttttttttattttagctCTTAGTTCTGCAattatttattaaaatattactatataaaaaaatcaaacaCGGCATCGTCGGTGGCTACGACATACCTGATAGGGAACTGCGGTAGGCAGCAAGCGGCACTCAGGTGTAATGGAGAGGGGCGATGGTGGCAGGCTGGCGGCTAGGCGCAGTGAGAACGCCGCATCAGAGCAGTCGCCGTGGACCACACCGCATCGACGCAGAGAAAttcccgctgtccttcgttgctgtcgcctgctccagaCGCTCGTTCACCacccgcagacggcctgtcacatcctcaacggtgagggtggacaagtccagtatcgtctctatggagagagcgatctggatgtactttgccggcacggagtggagatacttggagaccgcctcctcttcgtcgattgtgacgccatggctctttagcttgctgatgagcgtctgcaggcggagggagaagtcctccaccgtttcaccatccttgaacttgaggttggcgtactcctgcttcagaagctgggtcgttgccttctttgcgcggtcgaaaccgacgcgcatcgccacaatagcctcccacgcctccttagccgagctcttcgtccccaacggctccctgtactccaccggtacagcagcgaggatagcctccagcgctgacatgtcatcttcttcaatgtcggtgcccttgtcaacagcattccagagccgtcgggctctaaacttgaccttcatggtcaccgaccactctccatagttggtgtgagtcagcgtcggccaactggtaccgctgacctcccgcaccgtgcgaacaacgacctccggtcgtaGCTGGACAGCCACAGCAGTGACACtgttgtcgcccatctccgaaccgctCGTCattgccagcggttagtctggcgacggcgtttatacggctttgataccacttgttggcccacaggatcatcggctcaggtgagtgaactacTCACCAGTTttaccgagcacccgctagtgttgtcgGGCATCCACTAaccgtgccgaccacgaataagcgttgtccgtccccacataCTATGGCTTGAgctagaagaaggaagaacagagcatgcacgcacaatacaagacaccagcgttggccgaagccctgtctgtgagatggcaaatctgagctttctttactgagttgccgtggtagtctatttatacaactctatccatctagtcccaatacagctgccctgctgcaacagtgactagataacatacagggctgactctgcgccggccactgcatgtgcctacagtgctgcaggtgaacAGTTCGGTGCCTGCACCTGCAGCAGCTACAGTATCACAACAGAGGGCTTTTTTGGTGCTGCCTTCCCCTTGCTGTGTTCAGCCGAACAGCCCACATACAGACTCCCGCGTACACCATGTCGAGCTATGTACCAACAGTTGCAGTGAAGCTGTTCATCGATAAGGAGAAGCAAAGGGTGTTGTTTGCAGAATCTGACAAGGATTTCGTCGACGTGCTCTTTAGTTTCCTGACGCTGCCTCTTGGCACCATCGTTCGGCTTCTTGGCAAACAATCTGGATTAGGGTGCCTTGATGAGGTGTACAAGAGCGTCGCGAGTCTCAGCATAGAGCACTTCCAGACCGAGGCCTGCAAGACCATGCTTCTTGCGCCCCTCAGTTCTGCTGCAACTCAATGCAGTCGACTTAAAGTGAAGATTGACAATACAAATCCTAGATCAATATATGTTTGCAAGAGTACGACTTGCCATGAGCGTGTCTTCAGTTCAGTTCATAATGCTATTTGCAAAAGTTGTAAAGGTCTGCAGTGTATGCTTCGGGAATTGCCCGGGAATGGTAATGCTGCGGTTGGATATGATGTTGATGGGGTTTTTGTCAAAAGTGGTCGGACGCTAATCATAACAGATGATCTCCAAGTGGCTCCTGCTTCTACATGTCTTGTGTTCTCACTGCTCGAGAAGTTTGGGCTAAATGAGGGAGCTGATATTAAGGAGGAGTTTCTGCATCTCGATTACAGCAAGGTTAGTCTCTCAAGTCTCAACTGCAAGATAGTTTCCGTATTTCTCCTAGACTCCTACCTCCAAGGAAGTAATATGTGATAATTAATATCCAGATCCTCAATCCACAGTCACTTCTGAGTACCATAGAtcctcctgcttccccttttttATTTTAATGCATCTTTTTGGCTGTAGGGGCACCTAGACCCTCCAGTGTTCCTTAAAAAAACTAAGTACCATAACAAAGCCTGATGTTTGAACTTCATTTAAGTGATCAATATATCCGTTTCTTACAGGTAATCAGCTTGCTCAAGCGAACATTGATCTCCAAGGAACCTTTAACTGGCCTGTATTTTGATGCTGTTGCCACGCCGGATGCTGTGCCTGTGAGTCTAGAAAAGCTCCCAGTAAATATGTTCCCGAAGGAAGAAAGCAACGACGCACGTAAGTTCAATGTTATCAAGATATGAGATGTTTTTAGGTGCTTGGGTGTGGAATTTTTTATTAGCGGTATGATTTAAAAGTAACTAATTAAATATAATTAAGGATAGTTTAGTCATTTTAGTGCAGGCATTACCTTTAATCGTTATCTTTTCCTTTTGCACCGAACGCACACATGCATCAGCGTCGGAGACGGTTCGccggctcgccgccgccgccactagcCTGCACGAGGCGCAAAAGCGCCGGCAGTCTGTCCAGGCTCACCATGGCCTGCCTGCAGGGGCTCGTCGGCGCCCGCCTGCAAGAGCCTGCGGCTTGGCTGGCTGCGAGGGATCGACGCCACCCGGCACCCGCCTGCCCGCCTGCATGGGGCGCACCGCGGCCGCCGGTCTGTCCGTGGCTCGCTACCAACTGTCTCAAGGGGCTCGACGGCACTGAGCTTAGCAGGGGCTGCttggcaatgagatttccatcCTCATCCAATGTAACCGTTCTAGATGAACCACATTCACTACGACAAGACTGATGACCAATCAACGATTCAAGCCTGAGATGGTAATTGGCAATACTGAATTTGTGGATTCAAGCATTTCGGAAACCTGATGCAAGCTTGAATGAAAAACTCAATTTATAACTTCTTAGCTTACTGTGAACCAAATCCGGCAATGAGTTCAATGTGCTTCCTCTAATGAACACAGAAGTGTTTTTATACTGTTTATGGATTCTAGGGGGAAAAATAGAAATCAGTTCTGGACCCACTAAATTTAAGTTCCGTCCCACGACTTAAGTTCTTCTTATTATGTTCCTTCCTATTTTTAACCATTAGATCTAAGTGAACAAAAGGCTCTCATTATTTTCAAGCACCGTAAAAATTCTCTCAAGATAAAGCTTATTCAGACTGCAGATAACTCGGCAGTACTCTATGCGGAGGTTGGGCAAGATTTTATTGATCTTATATTTGGCCTCCTTGGCTTTCCACTTGGTTCCATAATCAAGTGCTACGGTCAGTGGCCCACAAATGGATGTGTCGATAATCTTTACCTGAGTGTAGAAGGGAGTGCAAGGGAATGCATAAGAGAAGATTGCCGGAGCTTGCTGCTATCTCCAAAGTTGGCGCCCTTCTTTGGTTGCAGCATCAAAGCGCTGCAAGTTGAAGAATCAAATCCTAGAAGCGTGTTGCTCGACATGTGTTTTCAGTGCTTCAAGGTTGGGGGTGACAAAAAATGCACTTGCTCTTCATATATTCATCGTTGCCATGTGTTTTACGAGACGAACCCGAAATCTACGAGTGGAGTACATGACACTAGTAGAGCATATATCAAGGGAGGGCTAAGAAACTTCATCATGACCGACGACCTGCGCATCCTTCATTTCTCCTTGGCCAACACACTCCAAGTCATGCGTGCATCCAATATTCCCAAGGAGAAACTCGTGGAGAAAGAACTCAGTCTCGACATAACTCAGGTAATTCTCGACCTATTACTACTATTGAACAATATGTGGTAAAGAATAGATtccactttcaaaaaaaaaagaatagattCAATCCCTTTTTTCAAATCTCCTGATTTTAGTTTTAGGTTCTCACCAGGTCCTCTGCCTCTGCCTGTGCAGGTCCTGAAGATACTGAGAGCTGCAATAGCGGCTCGTGAGGCACTCAGCAGCGTTCTTCTGCATCCTAAAAAGAAGCGGTTTCCCCATCACTTGAGACTTGAGAGATTCACCTGTCGCCAAACTCATCCGCCAGACAGCCACTGCATCATCTGAGGCCGGGAATCGGAAGCATAGCGCGTTCCTCCTTCCGTGTTTGCATACTGCATCAGTAAAATGTACTAGTAGTACTTGCTAACGTGCCTTCGTGATGGAGGCATCTATTGCGTTCTCACAATATCCTATTCGCTGTCAATAAAATTGAGCTCTTATGTATCGTCAGAACTTGTCCTACGGAGTACGGATTTCCCCTTGATCTGTGTTGGAGCCTCTGTTCCGGCAGAGCAAGCACACTACAAGGCGTAGTCTGTGAAAACGTTTTCCAAGCGCGGGAGCCAATATTCATAGACCAGCCAAGGTCTCTCGATGACCACGTGTCAACGGATGTGTTCTTGAAAAAGATGACTCGTAATTGGCGAAAGTGAGGGCTGACTCGACCCCACGTCAACGGACATGTTCTTGCAAAAAGATAACTCGACACGACTCGTAATTGGCAAAAGTGAGGgcgatgtactccctccgtcctaaattaTGCAATTAAAAATCTTAAATATTATGAAAAAATTATGCAATTAAAAATCTTAAATCTTGGTTTAGTTTAGAAGCTTCATAGAAAAATTGTTTTAGCTTAGAAAATATGAAACGTGTTTTAGATTtgtcctaaaatcatgctctaccttCTTATGCATAGATTGGAGTTAATTATTTGAATTTTCCATGGTCCACTGTGGTGTTTATTTGCTAATAGATGCTTCAATTATCTATGGTTCAAAATTTTGGTAGAATTTCATCAAAATTTCACGAATTCTAGTAATTTTGCAGGtggccaaaagaaaaaaaaaagtccatATTACACCAATACATGTACTATATAACTCTAGACTCACATTTTGTATTGTTTATttaagttgtatattcttctacTCAATAGATGCCGACTCATAAATTACGCTAACATTTTGTTTAGAGCTAAAATTTTTAGAAATATCATACTTCATGTTCAAGTCTCAAAAAATCAGTGAAATTTTGTCGAATTTTGGTAATTTCAGGGGTGGCCGAAAAATTTCTAATAACAAAATCGAAAGCCCTGGTTGACGATCATGACTGTGTAGAAGGCCACCTGACATCGACAAAAGCACAAAATTCAAACTATCAAGTAACCATCTCATAGTTTATTCTATTTAGTATGAACACAAATGTCGCTTGGTTCTATCTATGATCCTGTATTCATGTTAGTGCCTCATAAAAAAATCATGCCACTAACATTTGTTGTTGTCAAAGTCACTCAGTGCAGCTCGAATTAGTGGGTCACTATATCTAAACTATCTAATACAACTATTGAATGCACTTTAAATTGCGATGTATCATGTTTCATATGAACCGAAACATCGGCATTCTCCTTAGCCGTCAAAGGGCTATAAATCGCCATTTAAACTGCCTAAAGGTGTAGAAACAAAGGTAATTCACGGGGCCTTGCCCCTTGACGGGCTTGGAGGGCTGACTTATGGGCCTAAATTGGCTGAAAGCCTGTTATGGCTCGTATCACgggctagttttttttttataacGATATATAAATTGGCAATTGGCATCGGTATGAAATGCAGTTCACAGAAATAGGAAACTGATCGCCTCTGGA from Miscanthus floridulus cultivar M001 chromosome 11, ASM1932011v1, whole genome shotgun sequence includes these protein-coding regions:
- the LOC136492126 gene encoding uncharacterized protein: MSSYVPTVAVKLFIDKEKQRVLFAESDKDFVDVLFSFLTLPLGTIVRLLGKQSGLGCLDEVYKSVASLSIEHFQTEACKTMLLAPLSSAATQCSRLKVKIDNTNPRSIYVCKSTTCHERVFSSVHNAICKSCKGLQCMLRELPGNGNAAVGYDVDGVFVKSGRTLIITDDLQVAPASTCLVFSLLEKFGLNEGADIKEEFLHLDYSKVISLLKRTLISKEPLTGLYFDAVATPDAVPVSLEKLPVNMFPKEESNDARPEDTESCNSGS